The following are encoded together in the Iodobacter fluviatilis genome:
- the ahcY gene encoding adenosylhomocysteinase has translation MAHLDLAKADFKVADLSLADWGRKEIRIAETEMPGLMSVRTEYAAAQPLKGARIAGSIHMTIQTAVLIEALQALGAEVRWVSCNIFSTQDHAAAAIAAAGTAVFAHKGETLEEYWDFTHRIFDFSNHQYANMILDDGGDATTLLHLGALAETDLAVISAPANEEEIVLFASIKAKLAKDPTWYSTRLKHIKGVTEETTTGVHRLYKMHSEGRLSFPAINVNDAVTKSKFDNLYGCRESLVDGIKRATDVMIAGKAAVVLGYGDVGKGCAQSLRGLGAVVYVTEIDPICALQAAMEGYRVVTMDSICNQADIFVTTTGNVGVITHEHMLKMRNNAIVCNIGHFDSEIQVASLRQYEWENVKPQVDHIIFPDGKRIILLAEGRLVNLGCATGHPSFVMSNSFTNQVLAQIELFTKTEQYPIGVYVLPKHLDEMVARLHLSKIGAALTVLTDEQSAYIDVPKQGPYKPAHYRY, from the coding sequence GTGGCTCATCTTGATTTAGCAAAAGCTGATTTTAAAGTCGCCGATCTGTCCTTAGCCGATTGGGGGCGTAAAGAGATCCGTATTGCAGAAACTGAAATGCCAGGCCTGATGTCGGTACGTACCGAATATGCAGCCGCGCAGCCGCTCAAAGGAGCGCGTATTGCGGGCTCCATCCATATGACTATCCAAACTGCCGTACTGATCGAAGCCCTACAAGCGCTCGGGGCAGAGGTGCGTTGGGTATCGTGCAATATTTTCTCTACCCAAGATCACGCCGCCGCAGCGATTGCCGCCGCAGGCACAGCGGTGTTTGCCCATAAGGGCGAAACGCTCGAAGAATACTGGGATTTCACCCATCGTATTTTTGATTTCTCCAACCATCAATACGCCAATATGATTTTGGATGATGGTGGCGATGCCACTACCTTGCTACACCTTGGTGCGCTGGCTGAAACCGATTTAGCGGTGATTTCTGCCCCTGCCAACGAGGAAGAAATTGTCCTATTTGCCTCGATTAAAGCAAAACTCGCCAAAGACCCAACGTGGTATTCCACTCGCCTAAAACATATCAAAGGTGTAACCGAAGAAACCACCACCGGCGTGCATCGCTTATACAAGATGCACAGCGAAGGCCGCTTATCCTTCCCCGCCATTAATGTAAACGACGCGGTAACCAAATCTAAATTCGATAACCTTTACGGCTGCCGTGAATCCTTAGTGGATGGGATTAAACGCGCCACCGATGTGATGATCGCCGGTAAGGCCGCCGTGGTGTTGGGCTACGGCGATGTCGGCAAGGGCTGCGCCCAAAGCTTACGTGGACTAGGTGCCGTGGTTTACGTCACCGAGATCGACCCGATTTGCGCGCTGCAAGCGGCCATGGAAGGCTACCGCGTGGTGACCATGGATAGCATCTGCAATCAGGCGGATATCTTTGTGACCACCACCGGCAATGTCGGCGTAATTACCCATGAGCATATGCTCAAGATGCGCAATAACGCTATCGTCTGCAATATCGGCCACTTCGATAGCGAGATTCAGGTAGCGTCCTTAAGGCAGTACGAATGGGAAAACGTGAAGCCGCAAGTCGATCATATTATTTTCCCAGATGGCAAACGCATTATCTTGTTAGCCGAAGGCCGCTTGGTGAATTTAGGCTGCGCCACCGGCCACCCAAGCTTTGTGATGTCCAACTCATTCACCAATCAAGTGCTAGCGCAAATCGAGCTATTTACCAAAACTGAGCAATACCCGATTGGCGTCTACGTGCTGCCTAAGCACCTCGATGAAATGGTTGCCCGTCTACACCTTAGTAAAATTGGCGCGGCTTTAACTGTGCTTACCGATGAGCAATCGGCCTATATTGATGTACCTAAGCAAGGGCCTTATAAGCCAGCGCATTATCGGTATTAA
- a CDS encoding COG3014 family protein, translating into MRSYQAESQGVIDLAKAGKPDNALAVLEANNSDKDLLYYLEKGQLLQLKNDLPASTNAWLKADAKIHDWEELVKYSPDKLLGDVGSFLINDKTRRYDGYDYEKVLLSTLLAVNHAAAGDWNNARVEIKKTHEREAIIAEYRARIYEKDEEEARGKGVKTTFKDLKGYPVETLDDPEVLALKNSYQNAFSHYLAAFVYEALGEKSLAAPGYRKAIELRPNSKVLEEGLLQLDSKASKRGMTDVLLVLSSGLAPARKSITVPLPIYRTGFTAVSFPVIRADNGFAPAQLKLDGRSLGVSTITSVDAMSRRALRDEMPGIILRTTVRAVSRAAAQKQFSDRDNNASAIAGLILGLVTVVTEQADERTWSTLPAQIAIVRVSLPAGMHKLLVPTAQGQEAFELKVAGAYQIVPIRVMGNQVYFGQSANR; encoded by the coding sequence ATGCGCAGTTACCAGGCTGAATCGCAAGGGGTGATTGATCTTGCCAAGGCGGGCAAGCCAGATAACGCTCTGGCGGTATTGGAAGCCAATAATAGCGATAAAGATCTGCTGTACTACTTAGAAAAAGGCCAGCTGTTACAGCTTAAAAATGATCTGCCTGCCAGCACAAACGCGTGGTTAAAGGCCGATGCAAAAATTCATGATTGGGAAGAGCTCGTTAAGTACTCCCCAGATAAATTACTAGGAGACGTAGGCAGTTTTTTAATTAACGATAAAACCCGTCGTTACGATGGCTACGATTATGAAAAAGTGCTGCTATCCACCCTTTTAGCTGTTAACCATGCGGCGGCAGGTGACTGGAATAATGCCCGAGTAGAGATCAAAAAAACCCATGAACGTGAAGCGATTATTGCGGAGTATCGCGCGCGTATTTATGAAAAAGATGAAGAAGAAGCGAGGGGTAAGGGGGTAAAAACCACCTTTAAAGATTTAAAAGGTTACCCCGTAGAAACGCTAGATGATCCAGAAGTTTTGGCTTTAAAAAATAGTTATCAAAATGCCTTTAGCCATTATTTAGCCGCCTTTGTTTATGAGGCTTTAGGTGAAAAAAGCCTAGCCGCGCCTGGCTATCGTAAAGCGATAGAGTTGCGCCCTAATAGTAAGGTCTTAGAAGAAGGCCTGCTGCAGCTGGATAGCAAAGCGTCTAAGCGTGGCATGACCGATGTGCTGTTGGTGCTGAGCTCTGGCTTAGCGCCCGCCCGCAAATCGATCACTGTACCACTGCCGATTTATCGCACGGGCTTTACGGCGGTGTCGTTTCCGGTGATTCGGGCGGATAACGGTTTTGCTCCGGCGCAATTAAAACTCGATGGCCGTAGCTTGGGGGTGAGCACGATTACCAGCGTGGATGCAATGAGCCGCCGCGCTTTACGCGATGAAATGCCTGGCATTATTTTGCGCACCACGGTGCGCGCGGTGAGCCGAGCTGCGGCTCAAAAACAATTCAGTGATCGGGATAATAATGCGAGCGCTATTGCGGGTTTGATCCTTGGCTTGGTTACCGTGGTAACAGAACAGGCTGACGAGCGCACTTGGAGCACCTTACCCGCACAAATTGCCATCGTGCGGGTGTCTTTACCGGCTGGAATGCACAAACTATTAGTGCCCACTGCTCAGGGACAAGAGGCTTTTGAATTAAAAGTAGCGGGGGCGTATCAAATCGTGCCGATTCGGGTGATGGGTAATCAGGTTTATTTTGGGCAATCGGCCAATAGGTAG
- a CDS encoding YcfL family protein, whose amino-acid sequence MKKYLARGVLLAAVLGCSTLVQAAPLSIADKVEQLGEMKYLKLNGGQMLQRNGLLAVQLEIQNQDKGDQQLYYRFRWLDNAGFTVGAEEGWKPMKFIGLQKQTIHSIAPVTEAVDFRMEVNSPENTGAPAAK is encoded by the coding sequence ATGAAAAAGTATCTTGCCCGTGGCGTGTTATTGGCCGCTGTATTGGGATGCTCTACGCTAGTACAGGCCGCTCCTCTTTCCATTGCGGATAAAGTGGAGCAGTTGGGCGAAATGAAGTATCTAAAGCTCAATGGTGGACAAATGTTGCAACGCAATGGCTTATTGGCGGTGCAGTTAGAAATACAGAACCAAGATAAGGGTGATCAGCAGCTTTATTATCGCTTTCGCTGGCTAGATAACGCAGGCTTTACCGTAGGCGCAGAAGAGGGCTGGAAGCCGATGAAATTTATTGGCTTGCAAAAGCAAACTATTCATTCAATTGCCCCCGTTACAGAGGCGGTTGATTTTAGAATGGAAGTAAATAGCCCTGAAAACACCGGCGCTCCAGCGGCTAAATGA
- the lpoB gene encoding penicillin-binding protein activator LpoB produces MKTTKQCAKISAVLAAILLIGGCASNSTPTVGGGDVVYGDSKAVETVSNEFGSTDLQMIAETMARSLMQHPSMASRPFIVVSEVKNKTSEYIDTRNITNSMKTQLMKSGVKFVTDSSTMDAQVEELKKQNETGLYKNKAKLGQMKGAKYLLTGEITSIVKKNSNTKDVFYKFTLILKNIEEGVDEWQDEKEIRKTSKR; encoded by the coding sequence ATGAAAACGACGAAACAATGTGCCAAAATCAGTGCTGTGCTTGCAGCTATCTTACTGATAGGGGGCTGCGCCTCCAATTCAACGCCTACGGTTGGTGGTGGCGATGTGGTGTATGGCGATAGCAAGGCCGTAGAAACGGTAAGTAATGAATTTGGTTCTACCGATTTACAAATGATTGCCGAAACGATGGCACGCTCTTTAATGCAACATCCATCAATGGCTAGCCGCCCATTTATTGTGGTATCTGAAGTTAAAAATAAAACGTCTGAATATATTGATACCCGCAATATTACCAATAGCATGAAAACGCAGCTGATGAAATCTGGTGTTAAGTTTGTAACCGATAGCAGCACGATGGATGCACAGGTTGAAGAATTAAAGAAACAAAACGAAACAGGGCTCTATAAAAATAAAGCTAAGCTTGGCCAAATGAAGGGCGCTAAGTATTTGCTAACAGGTGAAATTACTTCAATTGTGAAAAAGAATTCTAATACCAAAGACGTATTTTATAAATTCACCCTTATTCTGAAAAATATCGAAGAAGGTGTGGATGAGTGGCAGGACGAAAAAGAGATTCGTAAAACGTCTAAGCGTTAA
- a CDS encoding hemolysin family protein yields the protein MMNGLFLILILILISAFFSVSEIALAASRKHKLQQMSEEGDKRADLVLALQERPGDFFTVIQVGVNAVAILGGIFGEPTFTPVFKALLIQLGVSIELSHTLGFLMSFTLVTSLFIQFADLIPKRIGMAVPEATAVKVVAPILFCIFLLRPLVFIFDGIANIIFNVFQLPAVRRDEITTDDIVAMADAGAMAGTVRRKEHNLIENVFELETRTVTSVMTARESVIFFSLTDTEENIRARMLADPHSKFLLCENSIDSVFAYIDAKDILQLVLKGGEINLLEGLKQCGNRKLLTIPDTLSLSEVLEQFKEAREDFAVILNEYALVVGIITLNDVTIQLMGSMVDPGADQIVRRDESSWLVDGVTPIEDVKKALDIDELKDEENYETIAGFMMYMLKRIPKKAELLIFGDYKFEVVDIDNFRIDQLLVTRITPQKKSEEE from the coding sequence ATGATGAACGGTTTATTCCTTATTCTTATTCTTATTTTAATTAGTGCCTTTTTTTCTGTTTCAGAAATTGCTCTGGCTGCATCGCGTAAACACAAGTTGCAGCAAATGAGCGAAGAAGGCGATAAGCGCGCCGATCTAGTGCTCGCCTTGCAAGAGCGCCCAGGGGATTTCTTTACCGTGATACAAGTTGGTGTGAATGCCGTAGCTATTTTGGGCGGTATTTTTGGCGAGCCCACGTTTACTCCGGTTTTTAAAGCACTCCTCATTCAGCTGGGGGTATCCATCGAGCTTTCCCATACCTTAGGCTTTTTAATGTCTTTTACGCTGGTTACCAGCTTATTTATTCAATTCGCCGATTTAATCCCTAAAAGAATTGGTATGGCCGTACCAGAAGCCACTGCAGTAAAAGTGGTTGCACCTATTTTATTTTGTATCTTTTTATTACGTCCGCTGGTATTTATTTTTGATGGTATTGCCAACATCATTTTTAATGTCTTTCAGTTGCCCGCTGTGCGCCGCGATGAAATCACCACCGATGATATTGTGGCAATGGCGGATGCTGGCGCAATGGCCGGCACGGTAAGGCGTAAAGAACATAATCTAATTGAAAATGTATTTGAATTAGAAACCCGCACCGTCACCTCGGTGATGACTGCACGTGAAAGCGTGATTTTCTTTTCACTAACGGATACGGAAGAAAATATCCGCGCCAGAATGCTGGCCGATCCCCATTCTAAATTTTTACTTTGTGAAAATAGCATCGATAGCGTATTTGCCTATATTGATGCCAAAGATATATTGCAATTAGTGCTTAAAGGCGGCGAAATCAATCTACTGGAAGGCTTAAAGCAATGTGGCAATCGCAAATTGCTGACGATTCCTGATACGCTTTCCTTATCTGAAGTCCTAGAGCAATTTAAAGAAGCGCGTGAAGACTTTGCCGTTATTTTGAATGAATATGCATTGGTGGTTGGAATTATCACACTCAATGATGTCACCATTCAATTAATGGGCAGCATGGTAGATCCTGGTGCCGATCAAATTGTTCGTCGGGACGAAAGCTCATGGTTAGTCGATGGCGTAACACCGATTGAAGACGTAAAAAAAGCTTTAGATATTGATGAATTAAAAGACGAGGAAAACTACGAAACCATCGCGGGCTTTATGATGTATATGCTCAAACGCATTCCTAAAAAAGCCGAGCTGTTGATTTTTGGCGATTACAAATTTGAAGTGGTCGATATTGATAATTTCCGTATTGACCAGCTGCTAGTCACGCGAATTACCCCACAAAAGAAATCCGAAGAAGAGTAA
- a CDS encoding FAD-dependent oxidoreductase encodes MTPISRRRFLALAASSALVACGRVPDFSRFTRWGLPIQVYMPGMAEGHRLRQPDFPAPSAEISTHVLILGSGVAGLGAAWQLAKSSTEFLLIEGPEFGGNAAEGQLGGQPYPRGAHYLPLPSKESSHVRELLAEMGVIEHGALSDSPHFNEAVLVHSPEDRLYINGQWQDGVVPQHGISSAEAQQTERFFALTEQLKTSLGSDGKRLFAVPLVLSSLDKKWRALDSQSFADWLAAEQYTAPSLLWYLNYCCRDDYGSDLAHTSAWAGLHYFASRNGHAANASNGAVLTWPNGLYPLIKYMAEKIPAGQRQSGMAYHVSETKDGVEALIFNTKTGQTQRIKAKKVIMAMPLHVTQKLLPLAPYGFLPEHMPEHAPWLISNFLLDGFPAESSTEALAWDNVLYQGKGLGYVVASHQLIRAAKPAQTVFTAYHALSDLTPKAARQWLQHASSDELYELAASDLRHVYGWRWRQSIKSVEITLRGHAMATPSPGFLSNQGLAALRVQNGKVLFAHSDLSGLSIFEEALWWGCRAAKLAQGDSIS; translated from the coding sequence ATGACTCCAATCTCCCGCCGTCGCTTCCTTGCCCTTGCCGCCAGCAGCGCCCTTGTGGCCTGTGGCCGTGTGCCGGATTTTTCTCGCTTTACACGCTGGGGCTTGCCCATTCAGGTGTATATGCCGGGGATGGCAGAGGGGCATCGTTTGCGCCAGCCAGACTTTCCTGCCCCTAGTGCAGAAATCAGCACTCACGTATTGATTTTGGGCAGCGGCGTAGCAGGGTTGGGAGCTGCGTGGCAACTGGCTAAAAGTAGCACAGAGTTTCTGCTCATTGAAGGGCCAGAGTTTGGTGGTAATGCTGCAGAAGGCCAACTTGGTGGGCAGCCCTATCCACGCGGTGCGCACTATTTACCGCTGCCATCCAAAGAATCTAGCCATGTGCGCGAGCTACTTGCCGAAATGGGCGTGATTGAGCATGGCGCTCTGAGCGATAGCCCGCATTTTAATGAAGCCGTACTGGTGCACTCCCCCGAAGACAGGTTGTATATCAACGGCCAATGGCAAGACGGCGTGGTACCGCAGCATGGCATTTCCAGCGCTGAAGCCCAGCAAACCGAACGCTTTTTTGCCCTTACTGAGCAACTAAAAACCAGCCTAGGTTCAGATGGAAAACGCCTATTTGCCGTACCCTTGGTTTTATCCAGCCTAGACAAAAAATGGCGGGCACTAGATAGCCAAAGCTTTGCAGACTGGCTGGCCGCCGAGCAATACACCGCCCCCAGCCTGCTATGGTATCTGAACTACTGCTGCCGCGACGATTACGGCAGCGATTTAGCCCACACCTCGGCATGGGCGGGGCTGCATTACTTTGCCAGCCGCAACGGCCACGCCGCCAATGCCAGCAATGGTGCCGTACTAACTTGGCCCAATGGCCTATATCCACTGATTAAATATATGGCGGAAAAAATCCCCGCTGGCCAACGTCAATCAGGCATGGCTTACCACGTAAGCGAAACCAAAGATGGCGTAGAAGCGCTTATCTTTAATACTAAAACTGGGCAAACACAGCGCATCAAGGCCAAAAAGGTCATTATGGCGATGCCACTGCACGTCACGCAAAAACTGCTGCCCTTAGCCCCGTATGGCTTTTTGCCTGAGCATATGCCAGAGCACGCGCCTTGGTTAATTAGCAACTTTTTACTCGATGGCTTTCCGGCAGAATCTAGCACCGAAGCGCTGGCATGGGATAATGTGCTGTATCAAGGCAAGGGGCTGGGTTATGTCGTGGCTAGCCATCAGCTGATCCGCGCGGCAAAACCTGCCCAAACGGTATTTACAGCCTACCACGCTCTATCAGACCTTACACCCAAGGCAGCAAGACAATGGCTACAACACGCCAGCAGCGATGAGCTTTACGAATTAGCCGCCAGTGATTTACGCCATGTTTACGGCTGGCGCTGGCGGCAATCTATCAAGAGTGTAGAGATCACCCTGCGTGGCCACGCTATGGCAACGCCCTCGCCGGGTTTTTTAAGTAATCAGGGGCTAGCAGCCTTACGTGTACAAAACGGCAAGGTTTTATTTGCTCATTCAGACCTGTCAGGCTTATCAATCTTCGAAGAAGCTTTATGGTGGGGCTGCCGAGCTGCTAAGCTAGCGCAAGGAGATTCAATATCATGA
- the sbcB gene encoding exodeoxyribonuclease I, giving the protein MHTFYWHDYETFGINPRRDRPSQFAGIRTDAELNEIGAPLMQYCKPAPDYLPDPESCLLTGITPQHCLENGVDEFEFAARIEAELAAPSTVGLGYNSIRFDDEVTRFMFWRNLIEPYSREWQNDCSRWDLLDVVRTCYALRPEGVNWPTHEDGRPSFKLEHLTKANGISHEAAHDALSDVRATIALARLIKQSQPKLFDFCFSLRKKDKVMEQIGLPNARPFLHISGMFPADRGCIAIVWPLAMHPSNKNEVIVWDLAFDPTELFTLDADTIRQRMFSKSADLPEGVTRLPVKSIHINKSPIVIGNLKTLSSDRATHWNIDVEQALAHAKIAETAPDMAAIWQQVFSSEHVKSDVDEDLYGGFVGNNDKRLLAKLRHFSGEELAREPVSFEDSRLEEVLFRYRARNFPQSLSPAELRRWEQHRAAKLFDGAGSARTLEAFGDKIDELSDHIDDSQAELLATLFDYAESIMPDEG; this is encoded by the coding sequence ATGCATACCTTTTACTGGCACGATTACGAAACATTTGGCATTAACCCGCGCCGTGATCGGCCCAGCCAATTTGCCGGTATCCGTACCGATGCCGAGCTAAACGAGATCGGTGCGCCGCTGATGCAATATTGCAAGCCCGCTCCCGACTATCTGCCCGATCCTGAATCCTGCCTACTCACGGGGATTACCCCACAGCACTGCTTAGAAAACGGCGTGGATGAGTTTGAATTTGCCGCACGTATTGAGGCCGAGCTTGCCGCCCCAAGTACCGTAGGCCTAGGCTATAACAGCATCCGTTTTGACGATGAAGTCACCCGCTTTATGTTCTGGCGTAATCTGATTGAGCCTTACTCACGCGAATGGCAAAACGATTGCTCGCGCTGGGATTTGCTCGATGTAGTGCGCACTTGCTATGCCCTGCGCCCCGAAGGAGTGAACTGGCCAACCCATGAAGATGGCCGCCCTTCTTTCAAACTAGAACACTTAACCAAAGCTAATGGCATTAGCCATGAAGCCGCACACGATGCCTTATCCGATGTGCGGGCCACCATTGCGCTGGCAAGGTTGATTAAGCAAAGCCAGCCTAAACTCTTCGATTTTTGCTTCTCGCTGCGCAAAAAAGACAAAGTAATGGAGCAAATTGGCCTACCGAACGCTCGGCCATTTTTACATATCAGCGGCATGTTTCCAGCCGATCGCGGCTGCATTGCCATCGTCTGGCCGCTGGCCATGCACCCTAGCAATAAAAATGAAGTCATCGTCTGGGATTTAGCCTTCGATCCAACCGAGCTATTTACCCTAGACGCCGACACCATACGCCAGCGCATGTTCAGCAAAAGCGCGGATCTGCCTGAAGGCGTCACCCGCCTGCCAGTAAAAAGTATTCATATTAATAAATCACCCATCGTGATTGGCAATCTAAAAACGTTAAGCAGCGATCGAGCCACACACTGGAATATCGATGTAGAACAAGCGCTGGCACATGCAAAAATAGCTGAAACTGCACCTGATATGGCCGCCATCTGGCAACAAGTCTTTAGCAGCGAACACGTCAAAAGCGATGTGGATGAAGACTTATACGGTGGCTTTGTTGGCAATAACGATAAGCGCTTGTTGGCCAAGCTACGCCATTTCAGTGGCGAAGAGCTAGCCCGTGAACCGGTGAGCTTTGAAGATAGCCGCCTCGAAGAAGTCTTGTTCCGCTACCGCGCCAGAAACTTCCCCCAGAGCCTCTCCCCCGCAGAGCTACGCCGCTGGGAGCAGCACCGTGCAGCAAAGCTCTTTGATGGCGCTGGCAGCGCACGCACGCTAGAAGCATTTGGCGACAAAATTGATGAGCTTTCAGATCATATCGACGACAGCCAAGCAGAGTTACTGGCTACGCTGTTTGATTACGCCGAAAGCATTATGCCGGATGAGGGCTAG
- a CDS encoding TIGR03790 family protein, giving the protein MHLPYDAAILVSRARLVKLGLISLFISASLWAAPPKPPFYQLNASQLAVVVNRNDPLSAEIARYYAEKHGLKPEQIFQISLPTDRSWISEGELAKAKAELDTALPAHIQALALAWAKPYRVNCLSITYAFTLGYKEGICQSTGKPTPASPYFNHASTQPFSDLDLRPSMMLAANNLAEAKKLIDRGVEAWGSFPAGTAYYLTTSDKTRSVRAPLFPPTQTVARPPIKIESLNSDAISHKKDVLIYQTGLTKVDKLETLRFVPGALADHLTSFGGMLTDSSQMSSLKWLEAGATASYGTVSEPYSYPQKFPNPVVLLYHYLAGATAVEAYWKSVEWPAQGVFIGDPLAAPFRSLSPRKQ; this is encoded by the coding sequence ATGCACTTGCCATACGATGCTGCCATTCTCGTATCCAGAGCACGACTCGTGAAGCTTGGCCTTATCTCTCTATTTATTTCTGCATCACTCTGGGCCGCACCGCCTAAGCCGCCTTTTTATCAACTCAATGCCAGCCAGTTGGCGGTGGTGGTGAATCGTAATGATCCGCTCTCTGCTGAAATTGCTCGTTATTACGCAGAAAAACATGGTTTAAAGCCTGAGCAGATTTTTCAAATTAGCCTGCCCACAGACCGTAGTTGGATTAGCGAAGGTGAGTTGGCAAAGGCCAAAGCGGAGCTGGATACGGCACTACCCGCTCATATTCAGGCGCTGGCACTGGCATGGGCCAAGCCCTATCGGGTGAATTGCCTGAGTATCACTTATGCCTTTACGCTGGGCTATAAAGAGGGCATTTGTCAGAGCACAGGTAAGCCGACTCCTGCCTCGCCATACTTTAACCATGCCAGCACCCAGCCCTTCAGCGATTTAGACTTGCGCCCCAGCATGATGCTGGCAGCCAATAATCTGGCGGAAGCTAAAAAATTAATTGATCGCGGCGTAGAAGCTTGGGGCAGTTTCCCAGCAGGCACCGCTTATTATTTAACCACCAGCGACAAAACACGCAGCGTGCGAGCGCCGCTCTTCCCTCCAACGCAAACCGTAGCCCGCCCGCCAATTAAGATTGAAAGCTTAAATAGCGATGCCATCAGCCATAAAAAAGACGTGCTGATTTATCAAACGGGGCTCACTAAGGTTGATAAATTAGAAACACTGCGCTTTGTGCCTGGTGCACTGGCCGATCATTTAACTTCTTTTGGTGGCATGCTTACCGATAGCAGCCAAATGAGCAGCTTAAAATGGCTAGAAGCCGGTGCGACTGCCAGCTATGGCACGGTGAGCGAGCCTTATTCTTACCCGCAAAAATTTCCCAATCCAGTTGTTCTGCTCTATCACTACTTGGCAGGGGCGACTGCGGTAGAGGCTTATTGGAAGAGTGTGGAGTGGCCAGCGCAGGGGGTATTTATTGGCGACCCACTAGCGGCCCCGTTTCGCAGCCTTAGCCCAAGGAAACAATAA
- a CDS encoding type I restriction-modification system subunit M, protein MNTSLQDLETRLWSAADQLWAMTDLKPSEFSTPVLGLLFLRYAETKFAAAQARFASAGLAEDELDKTDYQSEGVLYLMPHARFSHLVSLAESENLGLAVNNAMAAVELENEDLRGVLPRSYTRLDNGVIQELLRLLAPIKIEGDAFGRVYEYFLGNFAMKEGQKGGVFYTPTSIVKLIVEILQPYHGRIYDPACGSGGMFVQSAEFVNQHNKRAADELTVFGTEKSADTVKLGKMNLAVHGLSGDIRVANSFFEDPHESLGKFDFVMANPPFNVSGVDKDRIKGDPRLPFGLPSTDNANYLWIQYFYSTLNDTGRAGFVMANSAGDARGSELEIRKQMLQSGAVDAVVSVGSNFFYTVTLPCTLWFFDKAKRSSERKDKVLFIDARHLYRQVSRSVRDFTPTQTEFLANIARLYRGEAVENHHDSAELIAQHFPAGVYADAAGLCKVATLADIEAQGWSLNPGRYVGVENTSLDEVVFAERLEALSEELEVLNAESHELEMEISIRMSLILESLA, encoded by the coding sequence GTGAATACCTCGCTTCAAGACCTTGAAACACGGCTTTGGTCTGCCGCTGACCAGCTTTGGGCCATGACCGACCTCAAGCCTTCTGAATTTTCTACTCCTGTATTGGGCCTGCTGTTTTTACGCTATGCCGAAACCAAATTTGCCGCAGCCCAAGCACGCTTTGCCAGTGCTGGCTTAGCAGAGGATGAGTTAGACAAAACCGATTACCAAAGCGAGGGCGTACTGTATTTAATGCCGCATGCGCGGTTTAGCCATTTGGTGAGCCTTGCTGAGTCAGAAAATTTAGGCTTGGCGGTCAACAATGCCATGGCAGCGGTAGAGCTGGAGAACGAAGATTTACGCGGCGTGCTGCCGCGCAGCTATACCCGCCTTGATAATGGCGTGATTCAAGAGCTATTACGCTTGCTGGCACCGATTAAAATTGAAGGCGATGCCTTTGGCCGCGTTTATGAGTACTTCCTCGGCAATTTTGCGATGAAAGAAGGCCAAAAGGGCGGCGTGTTTTACACCCCGACCAGCATCGTTAAATTGATTGTCGAAATCCTTCAGCCCTACCACGGTCGCATTTACGACCCCGCTTGCGGCTCGGGCGGTATGTTTGTGCAAAGCGCGGAATTTGTGAATCAACACAATAAACGCGCCGCCGACGAACTCACGGTATTTGGCACGGAGAAATCCGCCGATACCGTTAAACTCGGCAAAATGAATCTGGCCGTGCATGGTTTGTCCGGCGATATTCGCGTGGCCAATAGCTTTTTTGAAGACCCGCATGAGTCCTTAGGTAAGTTCGATTTTGTCATGGCCAATCCGCCGTTTAACGTCAGTGGCGTGGATAAAGACCGTATCAAGGGCGACCCGCGCTTGCCGTTTGGCTTGCCGAGTACCGACAACGCCAATTACCTGTGGATTCAATACTTCTACAGCACGCTGAACGACACGGGCCGCGCAGGTTTTGTGATGGCGAATTCCGCCGGGGACGCACGCGGCAGCGAGCTGGAAATCCGCAAGCAAATGCTGCAAAGCGGTGCAGTGGATGCGGTGGTTAGCGTCGGCTCGAACTTCTTTTACACCGTTACGCTGCCGTGTACTTTGTGGTTCTTTGATAAGGCCAAGCGCAGCAGTGAGCGCAAAGATAAAGTACTGTTCATCGACGCACGCCACCTCTACCGCCAAGTCAGCCGTTCCGTGCGCGACTTCACACCAACGCAAACTGAATTCCTCGCCAATATCGCCCGCCTGTATCGCGGCGAAGCAGTTGAAAACCACCATGACAGCGCTGAACTTATCGCGCAGCATTTCCCCGCTGGCGTCTATGCCGACGCGGCAGGGCTATGCAAAGTGGCGACGTTGGCCGACATCGAAGCGCAAGGCTGGAGTTTGAATCCAGGGCGCTATGTTGGCGTGGAAAATACTAGTCTTGATGAGGTGGTCTTCGCTGAGCGGCTTGAGGCATTAAGTGAAGAGCTTGAGGTTTTGAATGCAGAAAGCCACGAGTTAGAGATGGAAATTTCGATACGAATGTCTTTAATTTTGGAGTCTCTGGCATGA